A single Camelus dromedarius isolate mCamDro1 chromosome 26, mCamDro1.pat, whole genome shotgun sequence DNA region contains:
- the LOC105090618 gene encoding keratin, type I cytoskeletal 18-like, which produces MAVGYTVKKKIAWFQLFCSLPSEEKPIARNTVSFSTQSSLSTCRSTGSVQSRYVPRPLSSAASVYADAGGSGSRISVSRSTSVRGGWGSGNLGTRMIWCIVGMGGIQGEETMQNLNNRLASYLEKVRSLEADNRRLDSKIREHLEKKGPQVRDWGHYLKTTEDVRAQIFANSVDNARIILQIDNDCLAADDFRVKYETELAMRQSVESDIHGLHKVIDDTNVTHLQLETEIEALKEELLFMKKNHEEEVKGLENQTADSGLTVELDAPKSEDLSKIMADIQAQYDELARKNQEEMDKYWSQQIEESTTVVTSQTTEIGAAETALTELRRNVQSLEIDLDSMRNLKASLENSLREVEACYAMQMEQLNGVLLHLESELAQTRAEGQCQNQEYEALVNIKVKLEAEINTYRCLLEDGEDFNLSDAMDSNNSRQTIQKTTTLRLVDGTSDTKVLRH; this is translated from the exons ATGGCTGTTGGGtacacagtaaaaaagaaaatcgCCTGGTTCCAGCTTTTCTGCTCTCTGCCTAGTGAGGAGAAACCCATTGCAAGAA ACACCGTGAGCTTCAGCACCCAGTCCAGCCTCTCCACCTGCCGGTCCACCGGCTCCGTGCAGTCGCGCTACGTGCCGCGACCACTCAGCAGCGCGGCCAGCGTCTATGCAGACGCCGGGGGCTCGGGATCTCGGATCTCCGTGTCCCGCTCCACCAGCGTTCGGGGCGGCTGGGGTTCCGGGAACCTGGGCACGCGGATGATCTGGTGTATAGTGGGCATGGGGGGCATCCAGGGCGAGGAGACCATGCAAAACCTGAACAACCGCCTGGCCTCCTACCTGGAGAAGGTGAGGAGCCTGGAGGCTGACAATCGGAGACTGGACAGCAAAATTCGGGAACACCTGGAGAAGAAGGGACCCCAGGTCCGAGACTGGGGGCATTACTTGAAGACCACTGAGGACGTGAGGGCTCAGATCTTTGCAAATTCTGTGGACAACGCTCGCATCATTCTACAGATTGACAATGACTGTCTCGCTGCTGATGACTTCAGAGTCAAGTATGAGACAGAGCTGGCCATGCGCCAGTCTGTGGAGAGTGACATCCACGGGCTCCACAAAGTCATTGATGACACCAATGTCACTCACCTACAGCTGGAGACAGAAATCGAGGCTCTCAAAGAGGAGCTGCTCTTTATGAAGAAGAATCACGAGGAGGAAGTAAAGGGTCTAGAAAACCAGACTGCCGACTCTGGGTTGACCGTGGAGTTGGATGCCCCCAAGTCTGAGGACCTGAGCAAGATCATGGCAGACATCCAGGCTCAGTATGATGAGCTTGCTCGGAAGAACcaagaggagatggacaagtacTGGTCCCAGCAGATTGAGGAGAGCACCACAGTGGTCACCTCGCAGACCACTGAGATAGGAGCTGCCGAGACAGCCCTCACAGAGCTGAGACGGAACGTACAGTCCCTGGAGATCGACCTGGACTCCATGAGAAACTTGAAGGCCAGCTTGGAGAACAGCCTGAGGGAGGTGGAGGCCTGCTACGCCATGCAGATGGAGCAGCTTAATGGGGTTCTGCTGCACCTGGAGTCAGAGCTGGCCCAGACCCGGGCAGAGGGGCAATGCCAGAACCAGGAGTACGAGGCCCTGGTGAACATCAAGGTCAAGCTGGAGGCTGAGATCAACACCTACCGCTGCCTGCTGGAAGATGGGGAGGACTTCAATCTTAGTGATGCCATGGATAGCAACAACTCCAGGCAAACCATCCAGAAGACCACCACCCTCAGGCTTGTGGATGGCACCTCAGACACCAAAGTTCTGAGGCATTAA